One window from the genome of Cricetulus griseus strain 17A/GY chromosome 2, alternate assembly CriGri-PICRH-1.0, whole genome shotgun sequence encodes:
- the Mib2 gene encoding E3 ubiquitin-protein ligase MIB2 isoform X5, with the protein MDLDPHAGVQVGMRVVRGMDWKWGQQDGGEGGVGTVVELGRHGSPSTPDRTVVVQWDQGTRTNYRAGYQGAHDLLLYDNAQIGIRHPNIICDCCKKHGLRGMRWKCRVCFDYDLCTQCYMHNKHDLTHAFERYETSHSRPVTLSPRQGLPRVPLRGIFQGAKVVRGPDWEWGSQDGGEGKTGRVVDIRGWDVETGRSVASVTWADGTTNVYRVGHKGKVDLKCVGEAAGGFYYKEHLPKLGKPAELQRRVSADGQPFQRGDKVKCLLDTDVLRDMQEGHGGWNPRMAEHNSFWVGDVVRVIDDLDTAKRLQAGHGEWTDDMAPALGRVGKVVKVFGDGNLRVAVGGQRWTFSPSCLVAYRPEEDANLDVAERSRENKSAASAPVAGGRQGSPWPALTSTLPPGSLSVALDKLRAQKSDPEHPGRLVVEAALGNVARALDLLRRHPEQVDTKNQGRTALQVAAYLGQVELVRLLLQARASVDLLDDEGNTALHYAALGNQPEATRVLLSAGCGVDARNGTRSTALHVAVQRGFLEVVKTLCERGCDVNLPDAHADTPLHSAISAGAGASSIVEVLTEVPGIDVTATNSQGFTLLHHASLKGHVLAVRKILARARQLVDAKKEDGFTALHLAALNNHREVAQVLIREGRCDVNVRNRKLQSPLHLAVQQAHLGLVPLLVDAGCSVNTEDEEGDTALHVALQRHQLLPLVADRAGGDPGPLQLLSRLQASGLPGSTELTVGAAVACFLALEGADISYANHRGRSPLDLATEGRVLKALQGCAQRFRERQAGGGGGMPPGPRHVLSTPNTVTNLHVSGTAGPDAAECLVCSELALLVLFSPCQHRTVCEECARRMKKCIRCQVVISKKLRPDGSEVVNTIQVPGPPRQLVEELQSRYRQMEERITCPICIDSHIRLVFQCGHGACAPCGAALNACPICRQPIRDRIQIFV; encoded by the exons ATGGACCTGGACCCCCATGCAGGCGTGCAGGTGGGCATGCGTGTGGTGCGTGGAATGGACTGGAAGTGGGGCCAGCAGGATGGAGGTGAGGGCGGTGTGGGCACTGTGGTGGAGCTTGGACGCCATGGCAGCCCCTCAACCCCCGACCGCACAGTTGTCGTTCAGTGGGACCAGGGCACACGCACCAACTATCGAGCTGGCTACCAAGGTGCCCATGACCTGCTGCTCTACGACAACGCCCAAATCG GTATCCGTCACCCCAACATCATCTGTGACTGCTGCAAGAAACATGGACTTCGTGGCATGCGTTGGAAGTGTCGTGTCTGCTTTGACTATGACCTCTGCACACAGTGCTACATGCACAACAAACATGACCTTACCCATGCCTTTGAGCGCTATGAGACATCCCACTCACGCCC GGTCACACTGAGTCCCCGACAGGGTCTCCCTCGAGTCCCACTAAGGGGCATCTTTCAGGGAGCAAAAGTGGTCCGAGGCCCTGACTGGGAATGGGGCTCACAAGATG gaggggaagggaagacagGCCGTGTGGTGGACATCCGTGgctgggatgtggagacaggCCGAAGTGTGGCCAGTGTGACATGGGCAGATGGAACCACCAATGTGTACCGTGTGGGCCACAAGGGCAAGGTGGACCTCAAGTGTGTTGGTGAGGCAGCTGGCGGCTTTTACTACAAGGAGCACCTCCCGAAGCTTG GCAAGCCAGCAGAGCTGCAGCGCAGGGTGAGTGCTGATGGCCAGCCCTTCCAGCGTGGAGACAAGGTCAAGTGTCTGCTGGACACAGATGTCCTAAGGGATATGCAAGAAGGCCATGGTGGCTGGAACCCTAGGATGGCGGAG CACAACAGCTTCTGGGTGGGTGACGTGGTCCGGGTCATCGATGATCTTGACACTGCGAAGCGACTGCAGGCTGGACATGGCGAATGGACCGATGACATGGCCCCT GCCCTGGGCCGAGTTGGGAAAGTGGTGAAGGTGTTTGGAGATGGAAACTTGCGAGTGGCAGTTGGTGGTCAACGGTGGACCTTTAGCCCCTCCTGCTTAGTGGCCTATCGGCCTGAGGAAGATGCCAACTTGGATGTGGCTGAGCGTTCCAGAGAGAACAAAAGTGCGGCATCAGCCCCAGTGGCCGGTGGGAGGCAGGGTAGCCCCTGGCCAGCACTTACCTCAACCCTGCCCCCAGGCTCACTGAGTGTGGCCCTGGACAAGCTTCGGGCCCAGAAGAGTGACCCAGAGCACCCAGGGAGGCTGGTAGTAGAGGCTGCACTGGGAAATGTAGCTCGGGCTCTGGATCTACTGCGAAGGCACCCAGAACAG GTGGACACCAAGAACCAGGGCAGGACTGCCCTGCAGGTGGCTGCTTACTTGGGCCAGGTAGAGCTGGTGCGGCTGCTGCTGCAGGCAAGGGCAAGTGTGGACCTGCTGGATGATGAGGGCAACACTGCACTACACTATGCAGCTCTGGG GAACCAGCCTGAGGCCACAAGGGTACTCCTGAGTGCAGGATGTGGGGTGGATGCTCGAAATGGCACTCGAAGCACAGCCCTACATGTGGCTGTCCAGAGGGGCTTCCTAGAAGTGGTAAAGACCCTGTGTGAGCGTGGTTGTGACGTCAACTTGCCG GATGCCCATGCGGACACGCCCCTGCATTCTGCCATCTCTGCAGGTGCTGGTGCCAGCAGCATTGTTGAAGTCCTCACTGAGGTGCCTGGCATTGATGTCACTGCTACCAATAGCCAGGGCTTCACACTGCTGCACCATGCATCCCTCAAGGGCCATGTGCT AGCAGTCAGAAAGATTCTGGCACGGGCACGGCAGTTGGTGGATGCCAAGAAGGAAGATGGCTTTACTGCACTACATCTGGCAGCTCTTAACAACCACCGTGAGGTGGCCCAGGTCCTAATCCGAGAG GGTCGTTGTGATGTGAATGTGCGCAACCGGAAGCTTCAATCTCCACTGCATCTGGCTGTGCAGCAGGCCCACCTGGGGCTAGTACCGCTGCTCGTGGATGCTGGCTGCAGTGTCAACActgaggatgaggagggagacACAGCCCTGCATGTTGCACTGCAGCGTCATCAGCTCTTGCCCTTGGTGGCTGACAGGGCTGGGGGGGACCCAGGGCCCTTGCAGCTGCTGTCGAGG CTACAGGCCTCAGGTCTCCCGGGCAGCACAGAGCTGACTGTAGGCGCAGCAGTGGCCTGCTTCCTGGCACTGGAGGGTGCTGACATAAGCTATGCAAACCACCGTGGCAGGAGCCCACTGGACCTGGCCACCGAAGGTCGAGTGCTCAAGGCCTTGCAGGGATGTGCCCAGCGCTTCCG GGAGCGACAAGCAGGTGGCGGTGGGGGTATGCCCCCGGGCCCCCGGCACGTGCTGAGCACTCCCAACACCGTGACGAACCTGCATGTGTCTGGCACGGCAGGGCCAGATGCTGCCGAGTGCTTGGTGTGCTCGGAGCTGGCACTGCTGGTTCTGTTCTCACCGTGTCAGCATCGCACCGTGTGTGAGG AGTGCGCTCGCAGGATGAAGAAGTGCATCAGGTGCCAGGTGGTTATCAGCAAGAAGCTACGCCCAG ACGGTTCAGAGGTGGTAAACACCATCCAGGTGCCCGGTCCGCCTCGGCAGCTGGTGGAGGAGCTACAGAGCCGCTACCGGCAGATGGAGGAGCGCATCACTTGTCCGATCTGCATCGACAGCCACATCCGCCTAGTGTTCCAGTGCGGCCATGGGGCATGCGCGCCCTGCGGCGCTGCGCTCAACGCCTGCCCCATCTGCCGCCAGCCCATCCGCGACCGCATTCAGATCTTCGTGTGA
- the Mib2 gene encoding E3 ubiquitin-protein ligase MIB2 isoform X2, giving the protein MDLDPHAGVQVGMRVVRGMDWKWGQQDGGEGGVGTVVELGRHGSPSTPDRTVVVQWDQGTRTNYRAGYQGAHDLLLYDNAQIGIRHPNIICDCCKKHGLRGMRWKCRVCFDYDLCTQCYMHNKHDLTHAFERYETSHSRPVTLSPRQGLPRVPLRGIFQGAKVVRGPDWEWGSQDGGEGKTGRVVDIRGWDVETGRSVASVTWADGTTNVYRVGHKGKVDLKCVGEAAGGFYYKEHLPKLGKPAELQRRVSADGQPFQRGDKVKCLLDTDVLRDMQEGHGGWNPRMAEMGTVHRITDRGDVRVQFNHETRWTFHPGALTKHNSFWVGDVVRVIDDLDTAKRLQAGHGEWTDDMAPALGRVGKVVKVFGDGNLRVAVGGQRWTFSPSCLVAYRPEEDANLDVAERSRENKSAASAPVAGGRQGSPWPALTSTLPPGSLSVALDKLRAQKSDPEHPGRLVVEAALGNVARALDLLRRHPEQVDTKNQGRTALQVAAYLGQVELVRLLLQARASVDLLDDEGNTALHYAALGNQPEATRVLLSAGCGVDARNGTRSTALHVAVQRGFLEVVKTLCERGCDVNLPDAHADTPLHSAISAGAGASSIVEVLTEVPGIDVTATNSQGFTLLHHASLKGHVLAVRKILARARQLVDAKKEDGFTALHLAALNNHREVAQVLIREGRCDVNVRNRKLQSPLHLAVQQAHLGLVPLLVDAGCSVNTEDEEGDTALHVALQRHQLLPLVADRAGGDPGPLQLLSRLQASGLPGSTELTVGAAVACFLALEGADISYANHRGRSPLDLATEGRVLKALQGCAQRFRERQAGGGGGMPPGPRHVLSTPNTVTNLHVSGTAGPDAAECLVCSELALLVLFSPCQHRTVCEECARRMKKCIRCQVVISKKLRPDGSEVVNTIQVPGPPRQLVEELQSRYRQMEERITCPICIDSHIRLVFQCGHGACAPCGAALNACPICRQPIRDRIQIFV; this is encoded by the exons ATGGACCTGGACCCCCATGCAGGCGTGCAGGTGGGCATGCGTGTGGTGCGTGGAATGGACTGGAAGTGGGGCCAGCAGGATGGAGGTGAGGGCGGTGTGGGCACTGTGGTGGAGCTTGGACGCCATGGCAGCCCCTCAACCCCCGACCGCACAGTTGTCGTTCAGTGGGACCAGGGCACACGCACCAACTATCGAGCTGGCTACCAAGGTGCCCATGACCTGCTGCTCTACGACAACGCCCAAATCG GTATCCGTCACCCCAACATCATCTGTGACTGCTGCAAGAAACATGGACTTCGTGGCATGCGTTGGAAGTGTCGTGTCTGCTTTGACTATGACCTCTGCACACAGTGCTACATGCACAACAAACATGACCTTACCCATGCCTTTGAGCGCTATGAGACATCCCACTCACGCCC GGTCACACTGAGTCCCCGACAGGGTCTCCCTCGAGTCCCACTAAGGGGCATCTTTCAGGGAGCAAAAGTGGTCCGAGGCCCTGACTGGGAATGGGGCTCACAAGATG gaggggaagggaagacagGCCGTGTGGTGGACATCCGTGgctgggatgtggagacaggCCGAAGTGTGGCCAGTGTGACATGGGCAGATGGAACCACCAATGTGTACCGTGTGGGCCACAAGGGCAAGGTGGACCTCAAGTGTGTTGGTGAGGCAGCTGGCGGCTTTTACTACAAGGAGCACCTCCCGAAGCTTG GCAAGCCAGCAGAGCTGCAGCGCAGGGTGAGTGCTGATGGCCAGCCCTTCCAGCGTGGAGACAAGGTCAAGTGTCTGCTGGACACAGATGTCCTAAGGGATATGCAAGAAGGCCATGGTGGCTGGAACCCTAGGATGGCGGAG ATGGGCACCGTGCACCGCATCACAGACCGTGGGGACGTGCGTGTGCAGTTCAACCATGAGACCCGCTGGACCTTCCACCCTGGGGCTCTCACTAAG CACAACAGCTTCTGGGTGGGTGACGTGGTCCGGGTCATCGATGATCTTGACACTGCGAAGCGACTGCAGGCTGGACATGGCGAATGGACCGATGACATGGCCCCT GCCCTGGGCCGAGTTGGGAAAGTGGTGAAGGTGTTTGGAGATGGAAACTTGCGAGTGGCAGTTGGTGGTCAACGGTGGACCTTTAGCCCCTCCTGCTTAGTGGCCTATCGGCCTGAGGAAGATGCCAACTTGGATGTGGCTGAGCGTTCCAGAGAGAACAAAAGTGCGGCATCAGCCCCAGTGGCCGGTGGGAGGCAGGGTAGCCCCTGGCCAGCACTTACCTCAACCCTGCCCCCAGGCTCACTGAGTGTGGCCCTGGACAAGCTTCGGGCCCAGAAGAGTGACCCAGAGCACCCAGGGAGGCTGGTAGTAGAGGCTGCACTGGGAAATGTAGCTCGGGCTCTGGATCTACTGCGAAGGCACCCAGAACAG GTGGACACCAAGAACCAGGGCAGGACTGCCCTGCAGGTGGCTGCTTACTTGGGCCAGGTAGAGCTGGTGCGGCTGCTGCTGCAGGCAAGGGCAAGTGTGGACCTGCTGGATGATGAGGGCAACACTGCACTACACTATGCAGCTCTGGG GAACCAGCCTGAGGCCACAAGGGTACTCCTGAGTGCAGGATGTGGGGTGGATGCTCGAAATGGCACTCGAAGCACAGCCCTACATGTGGCTGTCCAGAGGGGCTTCCTAGAAGTGGTAAAGACCCTGTGTGAGCGTGGTTGTGACGTCAACTTGCCG GATGCCCATGCGGACACGCCCCTGCATTCTGCCATCTCTGCAGGTGCTGGTGCCAGCAGCATTGTTGAAGTCCTCACTGAGGTGCCTGGCATTGATGTCACTGCTACCAATAGCCAGGGCTTCACACTGCTGCACCATGCATCCCTCAAGGGCCATGTGCT AGCAGTCAGAAAGATTCTGGCACGGGCACGGCAGTTGGTGGATGCCAAGAAGGAAGATGGCTTTACTGCACTACATCTGGCAGCTCTTAACAACCACCGTGAGGTGGCCCAGGTCCTAATCCGAGAG GGTCGTTGTGATGTGAATGTGCGCAACCGGAAGCTTCAATCTCCACTGCATCTGGCTGTGCAGCAGGCCCACCTGGGGCTAGTACCGCTGCTCGTGGATGCTGGCTGCAGTGTCAACActgaggatgaggagggagacACAGCCCTGCATGTTGCACTGCAGCGTCATCAGCTCTTGCCCTTGGTGGCTGACAGGGCTGGGGGGGACCCAGGGCCCTTGCAGCTGCTGTCGAGG CTACAGGCCTCAGGTCTCCCGGGCAGCACAGAGCTGACTGTAGGCGCAGCAGTGGCCTGCTTCCTGGCACTGGAGGGTGCTGACATAAGCTATGCAAACCACCGTGGCAGGAGCCCACTGGACCTGGCCACCGAAGGTCGAGTGCTCAAGGCCTTGCAGGGATGTGCCCAGCGCTTCCG GGAGCGACAAGCAGGTGGCGGTGGGGGTATGCCCCCGGGCCCCCGGCACGTGCTGAGCACTCCCAACACCGTGACGAACCTGCATGTGTCTGGCACGGCAGGGCCAGATGCTGCCGAGTGCTTGGTGTGCTCGGAGCTGGCACTGCTGGTTCTGTTCTCACCGTGTCAGCATCGCACCGTGTGTGAGG AGTGCGCTCGCAGGATGAAGAAGTGCATCAGGTGCCAGGTGGTTATCAGCAAGAAGCTACGCCCAG ACGGTTCAGAGGTGGTAAACACCATCCAGGTGCCCGGTCCGCCTCGGCAGCTGGTGGAGGAGCTACAGAGCCGCTACCGGCAGATGGAGGAGCGCATCACTTGTCCGATCTGCATCGACAGCCACATCCGCCTAGTGTTCCAGTGCGGCCATGGGGCATGCGCGCCCTGCGGCGCTGCGCTCAACGCCTGCCCCATCTGCCGCCAGCCCATCCGCGACCGCATTCAGATCTTCGTGTGA
- the Mib2 gene encoding E3 ubiquitin-protein ligase MIB2 isoform X1, whose translation MDLDPHAGVQVGMRVVRGMDWKWGQQDGGEGGVGTVVELGRHGSPSTPDRTVVVQWDQGTRTNYRAGYQGAHDLLLYDNAQIGIRHPNIICDCCKKHGLRGMRWKCRVCFDYDLCTQCYMHNKHDLTHAFERYETSHSRPVTLSPRQGLPRVPLRGIFQGAKVVRGPDWEWGSQDGGEGKTGRVVDIRGWDVETGRSVASVTWADGTTNVYRVGHKGKVDLKCVGEAAGGFYYKEHLPKLGKPAELQRRVSADGQPFQRGDKVKCLLDTDVLRDMQEGHGGWNPRMAEFIGQMGTVHRITDRGDVRVQFNHETRWTFHPGALTKHNSFWVGDVVRVIDDLDTAKRLQAGHGEWTDDMAPALGRVGKVVKVFGDGNLRVAVGGQRWTFSPSCLVAYRPEEDANLDVAERSRENKSAASAPVAGGRQGSPWPALTSTLPPGSLSVALDKLRAQKSDPEHPGRLVVEAALGNVARALDLLRRHPEQVDTKNQGRTALQVAAYLGQVELVRLLLQARASVDLLDDEGNTALHYAALGNQPEATRVLLSAGCGVDARNGTRSTALHVAVQRGFLEVVKTLCERGCDVNLPDAHADTPLHSAISAGAGASSIVEVLTEVPGIDVTATNSQGFTLLHHASLKGHVLAVRKILARARQLVDAKKEDGFTALHLAALNNHREVAQVLIREGRCDVNVRNRKLQSPLHLAVQQAHLGLVPLLVDAGCSVNTEDEEGDTALHVALQRHQLLPLVADRAGGDPGPLQLLSRLQASGLPGSTELTVGAAVACFLALEGADISYANHRGRSPLDLATEGRVLKALQGCAQRFRERQAGGGGGMPPGPRHVLSTPNTVTNLHVSGTAGPDAAECLVCSELALLVLFSPCQHRTVCEECARRMKKCIRCQVVISKKLRPDGSEVVNTIQVPGPPRQLVEELQSRYRQMEERITCPICIDSHIRLVFQCGHGACAPCGAALNACPICRQPIRDRIQIFV comes from the exons ATGGACCTGGACCCCCATGCAGGCGTGCAGGTGGGCATGCGTGTGGTGCGTGGAATGGACTGGAAGTGGGGCCAGCAGGATGGAGGTGAGGGCGGTGTGGGCACTGTGGTGGAGCTTGGACGCCATGGCAGCCCCTCAACCCCCGACCGCACAGTTGTCGTTCAGTGGGACCAGGGCACACGCACCAACTATCGAGCTGGCTACCAAGGTGCCCATGACCTGCTGCTCTACGACAACGCCCAAATCG GTATCCGTCACCCCAACATCATCTGTGACTGCTGCAAGAAACATGGACTTCGTGGCATGCGTTGGAAGTGTCGTGTCTGCTTTGACTATGACCTCTGCACACAGTGCTACATGCACAACAAACATGACCTTACCCATGCCTTTGAGCGCTATGAGACATCCCACTCACGCCC GGTCACACTGAGTCCCCGACAGGGTCTCCCTCGAGTCCCACTAAGGGGCATCTTTCAGGGAGCAAAAGTGGTCCGAGGCCCTGACTGGGAATGGGGCTCACAAGATG gaggggaagggaagacagGCCGTGTGGTGGACATCCGTGgctgggatgtggagacaggCCGAAGTGTGGCCAGTGTGACATGGGCAGATGGAACCACCAATGTGTACCGTGTGGGCCACAAGGGCAAGGTGGACCTCAAGTGTGTTGGTGAGGCAGCTGGCGGCTTTTACTACAAGGAGCACCTCCCGAAGCTTG GCAAGCCAGCAGAGCTGCAGCGCAGGGTGAGTGCTGATGGCCAGCCCTTCCAGCGTGGAGACAAGGTCAAGTGTCTGCTGGACACAGATGTCCTAAGGGATATGCAAGAAGGCCATGGTGGCTGGAACCCTAGGATGGCGGAG TTTATCGGACAGATGGGCACCGTGCACCGCATCACAGACCGTGGGGACGTGCGTGTGCAGTTCAACCATGAGACCCGCTGGACCTTCCACCCTGGGGCTCTCACTAAG CACAACAGCTTCTGGGTGGGTGACGTGGTCCGGGTCATCGATGATCTTGACACTGCGAAGCGACTGCAGGCTGGACATGGCGAATGGACCGATGACATGGCCCCT GCCCTGGGCCGAGTTGGGAAAGTGGTGAAGGTGTTTGGAGATGGAAACTTGCGAGTGGCAGTTGGTGGTCAACGGTGGACCTTTAGCCCCTCCTGCTTAGTGGCCTATCGGCCTGAGGAAGATGCCAACTTGGATGTGGCTGAGCGTTCCAGAGAGAACAAAAGTGCGGCATCAGCCCCAGTGGCCGGTGGGAGGCAGGGTAGCCCCTGGCCAGCACTTACCTCAACCCTGCCCCCAGGCTCACTGAGTGTGGCCCTGGACAAGCTTCGGGCCCAGAAGAGTGACCCAGAGCACCCAGGGAGGCTGGTAGTAGAGGCTGCACTGGGAAATGTAGCTCGGGCTCTGGATCTACTGCGAAGGCACCCAGAACAG GTGGACACCAAGAACCAGGGCAGGACTGCCCTGCAGGTGGCTGCTTACTTGGGCCAGGTAGAGCTGGTGCGGCTGCTGCTGCAGGCAAGGGCAAGTGTGGACCTGCTGGATGATGAGGGCAACACTGCACTACACTATGCAGCTCTGGG GAACCAGCCTGAGGCCACAAGGGTACTCCTGAGTGCAGGATGTGGGGTGGATGCTCGAAATGGCACTCGAAGCACAGCCCTACATGTGGCTGTCCAGAGGGGCTTCCTAGAAGTGGTAAAGACCCTGTGTGAGCGTGGTTGTGACGTCAACTTGCCG GATGCCCATGCGGACACGCCCCTGCATTCTGCCATCTCTGCAGGTGCTGGTGCCAGCAGCATTGTTGAAGTCCTCACTGAGGTGCCTGGCATTGATGTCACTGCTACCAATAGCCAGGGCTTCACACTGCTGCACCATGCATCCCTCAAGGGCCATGTGCT AGCAGTCAGAAAGATTCTGGCACGGGCACGGCAGTTGGTGGATGCCAAGAAGGAAGATGGCTTTACTGCACTACATCTGGCAGCTCTTAACAACCACCGTGAGGTGGCCCAGGTCCTAATCCGAGAG GGTCGTTGTGATGTGAATGTGCGCAACCGGAAGCTTCAATCTCCACTGCATCTGGCTGTGCAGCAGGCCCACCTGGGGCTAGTACCGCTGCTCGTGGATGCTGGCTGCAGTGTCAACActgaggatgaggagggagacACAGCCCTGCATGTTGCACTGCAGCGTCATCAGCTCTTGCCCTTGGTGGCTGACAGGGCTGGGGGGGACCCAGGGCCCTTGCAGCTGCTGTCGAGG CTACAGGCCTCAGGTCTCCCGGGCAGCACAGAGCTGACTGTAGGCGCAGCAGTGGCCTGCTTCCTGGCACTGGAGGGTGCTGACATAAGCTATGCAAACCACCGTGGCAGGAGCCCACTGGACCTGGCCACCGAAGGTCGAGTGCTCAAGGCCTTGCAGGGATGTGCCCAGCGCTTCCG GGAGCGACAAGCAGGTGGCGGTGGGGGTATGCCCCCGGGCCCCCGGCACGTGCTGAGCACTCCCAACACCGTGACGAACCTGCATGTGTCTGGCACGGCAGGGCCAGATGCTGCCGAGTGCTTGGTGTGCTCGGAGCTGGCACTGCTGGTTCTGTTCTCACCGTGTCAGCATCGCACCGTGTGTGAGG AGTGCGCTCGCAGGATGAAGAAGTGCATCAGGTGCCAGGTGGTTATCAGCAAGAAGCTACGCCCAG ACGGTTCAGAGGTGGTAAACACCATCCAGGTGCCCGGTCCGCCTCGGCAGCTGGTGGAGGAGCTACAGAGCCGCTACCGGCAGATGGAGGAGCGCATCACTTGTCCGATCTGCATCGACAGCCACATCCGCCTAGTGTTCCAGTGCGGCCATGGGGCATGCGCGCCCTGCGGCGCTGCGCTCAACGCCTGCCCCATCTGCCGCCAGCCCATCCGCGACCGCATTCAGATCTTCGTGTGA